A genomic segment from uncultured Methanobrevibacter sp. encodes:
- a CDS encoding type II toxin-antitoxin system VapC family toxin, producing the protein MIFIDSSYYIARLIEDDKFHKRAIELEPQLNEKRYINSTVLNETLNAFGSNGGEEINDLFIYLNEMNEIVYLKEKDYAESVKLSGYYNSSINFSDCTILESMQKLGINKIVSFDSDFSKIKGLSVIK; encoded by the coding sequence TTGATTTTTATAGATAGCAGTTATTATATTGCCCGCTTAATCGAAGATGATAAGTTTCATAAAAGGGCCATTGAATTGGAACCACAACTAAACGAGAAAAGGTATATCAATAGCACTGTTTTAAATGAAACTTTAAATGCATTTGGAAGTAATGGCGGTGAAGAAATCAATGATCTTTTCATTTATTTGAATGAAATGAATGAAATTGTTTATTTGAAAGAAAAGGATTATGCTGAATCAGTTAAATTATCAGGATACTATAATTCCTCAATTAACTTTTCAGATTGCACTATTTTAGAATCAATGCAAAAGTTAGGAATCAATAAGATAGTTTCATTCGATAGTGATTTTTCTAAGATAAAAGGATTATCCGTTATAAAATAA
- a CDS encoding AbrB/MazE/SpoVT family DNA-binding domain-containing protein, with product MVCTRLYKGFQTVVPAEIRKELDLSLDDVLDWSTEDGKMIIEIKRQRPISDLSKFVIKGTGPTNAVELKKKAGRGEL from the coding sequence ATGGTTTGTACAAGGTTGTATAAGGGGTTTCAAACTGTAGTTCCTGCAGAAATCAGGAAAGAGTTGGATTTGAGTTTGGATGATGTATTGGATTGGAGTACAGAAGATGGTAAAATGATTATAGAAATCAAAAGACAAAGACCAATAAGTGATTTATCTAAATTTGTAATCAAGGGAACAGGACCTACAAATGCTGTTGAATTAAAGAAAAAAGCTGGAAGAGGAGAACTATAA
- a CDS encoding ATPase — protein MDDFLSNFILKEDEKELSDSKKDVMKFLKQIGVDTRFVSFFDDGDIKLYIENLRFSKFSKKRRETFNRHYSDIEVVRSSLFQKICSRSSKTLAESLSPKERILIPRMDNDYNKFLYIVIEPYSRKYGITFIEYDENISADDFDSVISPLNLNQEVNHILNDIFDGKGIEWDRKFDLSSIYDMDLSNKNIIFPFINVPQEWINDFLGIEKEYEIDYENEDIGESFMGFLTEINPQFKENVLAASSFLETHQK, from the coding sequence ATGGATGATTTTCTATCAAATTTTATTTTGAAAGAGGATGAAAAGGAACTGTCCGATTCAAAGAAGGATGTTATGAAGTTCTTAAAGCAAATAGGTGTTGACACTCGTTTTGTAAGCTTCTTTGATGATGGGGACATTAAGCTTTATATAGAAAATCTTCGCTTTTCAAAGTTTTCCAAAAAAAGAAGAGAAACCTTCAACAGGCATTATTCTGATATAGAAGTGGTAAGGTCATCTCTTTTTCAAAAGATCTGTTCAAGGTCTTCAAAGACATTGGCGGAGTCCTTAAGCCCAAAGGAAAGGATTCTCATTCCAAGAATGGATAATGATTACAACAAGTTTTTATACATAGTAATCGAGCCATATTCAAGAAAATATGGTATAACTTTCATTGAATATGATGAAAATATCAGTGCAGATGACTTTGATTCTGTAATTTCTCCATTGAACCTGAATCAGGAAGTTAATCATATCTTGAATGATATATTTGATGGAAAGGGAATCGAATGGGACAGGAAATTTGATTTATCCAGCATATATGATATGGACTTAAGCAATAAGAACATTATATTTCCTTTTATCAATGTTCCCCAAGAGTGGATCAATGACTTTTTAGGCATTGAAAAGGAATATGAAATAGACTATGAAAATGAGGATATTGGAGAGTCATTCATGGGATTCCTGACTGAAATCAATCCCCAATTCAAGGAAAATGTATTGGCTGCATCTTCATTTTTGGAAACTCATCAAAAATAA
- a CDS encoding shikimate dehydrogenase, which yields MVDGKTKILGVIGDPIEHTFSPAMHNAGLNELGLNYIYLPFHVKEERLGECIQGAKAMGIKGLNVTIPHKSNVIKHLDDIDSVASMIGAVNTIQFIYDEDNESSNQDNGINVRTKGFNTDGYGCVRAIEEKTSIKDKKVSITGAGGAARAVAFQIANSGIDELSILNRNLSKAQSLANDLKINLESIGIDISINAYDLEELKRELSDSDIFIDTTPIGMYPNVDDKPVASADMLHEDLLVNDIVYTPMKTSLIREAELANAEVVYGYKMLLYQGIRSFEIWLGREAPADVMENALLDVLGI from the coding sequence ATGGTAGATGGAAAAACAAAAATATTAGGAGTTATTGGAGATCCTATTGAACACACTTTCTCTCCAGCTATGCATAATGCAGGACTTAATGAATTAGGTCTTAATTACATTTATCTTCCATTTCATGTTAAAGAGGAAAGATTAGGCGAATGCATTCAAGGTGCAAAAGCTATGGGGATAAAAGGTTTGAATGTAACCATACCTCATAAAAGCAATGTCATTAAACACCTTGATGATATCGATTCAGTAGCTTCAATGATTGGTGCAGTAAACACAATCCAATTCATTTATGATGAAGATAATGAATCATCTAATCAAGATAATGGCATCAATGTAAGAACTAAAGGATTCAACACTGATGGATATGGATGCGTCCGTGCAATTGAGGAAAAAACTTCAATAAAAGACAAGAAAGTTAGCATTACCGGTGCCGGCGGAGCAGCAAGGGCAGTAGCTTTTCAGATAGCAAACAGTGGAATTGATGAATTGTCAATATTGAACCGTAATCTAAGCAAGGCGCAATCTCTTGCAAATGATTTAAAGATTAATTTAGAAAGTATTGGCATTGATATAAGTATTAATGCTTATGATTTAGAAGAATTGAAAAGAGAACTCTCAGATTCAGACATATTTATAGATACAACACCTATCGGAATGTATCCGAATGTGGATGATAAGCCAGTGGCAAGTGCAGATATGCTTCATGAGGATCTTCTTGTAAATGATATTGTCTACACTCCTATGAAAACATCATTGATAAGGGAAGCTGAATTGGCTAATGCAGAAGTTGTTTATGGATATAAGATGCTATTGTATCAGGGAATCAGAAGCTTTGAAATCTGGTTAGGAAGAGAAGCTCCTGCAGATGTTATGGAAAATGCATTGTTGGATGTTTTAGGAATTTAA
- a CDS encoding DUF2115 family protein, with amino-acid sequence MFEKFDALIGEDDKISKDDLMNVLKEELIVVSVFDLMIISAEIIENNKYVQKSYQEKSKKIYVDSFINRVNEIRSNDTVYDDYFNRDDFVEKLNNLKDIFKLVSKDRKNKSSIISFVVSLYTTFVLDEPIHPIGTPFPGSLEVIMENGVYYCPVKEANIDTPNSVCRLCIAEQLDF; translated from the coding sequence ATGTTTGAAAAGTTTGATGCATTGATAGGTGAAGATGATAAGATATCAAAGGATGATCTTATGAATGTCCTAAAGGAAGAGCTTATTGTTGTGTCTGTTTTTGATTTGATGATTATTTCTGCTGAAATCATTGAAAACAACAAATATGTTCAGAAATCCTATCAGGAAAAAAGCAAAAAGATTTATGTAGACTCTTTCATAAACAGAGTGAATGAAATAAGAAGCAATGATACTGTTTATGATGATTATTTCAATAGAGATGACTTTGTAGAAAAATTAAACAATTTAAAGGATATTTTTAAACTTGTTTCTAAAGACAGAAAGAACAAAAGTTCGATTATTAGTTTTGTGGTGTCCCTTTACACTACATTTGTGCTTGATGAGCCTATTCATCCTATTGGAACTCCTTTCCCTGGATCTTTAGAGGTTATAATGGAAAATGGAGTTTATTATTGTCCTGTTAAAGAGGCTAATATTGATACTCCAAATTCTGTATGCAGACTTTGTATAGCTGAACAGTTAGATTTTTAG
- a CDS encoding Eco57I restriction-modification methylase domain-containing protein, which translates to MVAPKTIIDLVETFKKNENIYTNGDLFDEENTKTDFINPFFEALGWDVTNKKHRSPQFKDVVYEKSIKVGNKTKAPDYEFRVGGTPIFFVEAKKPSVNLETDKSPAFQVRRYGWSAKLKLCILTDFEELAVYETTTKPDKKQSASIGRVKYYHYSEYIEKWDEIASIFSKEAVLNGDFDNFADSNSDKKKRGTGEVDDEFLKEMEHWRDLLARNIALRNKDLNEDSLNYAVQITIDRILFCRMAEDRGIEKYGTLLELTKKDNIYQHLMEIFRIADLKYNSGLFCLSADPDRHINRDMVTEHLTIDDGVFKEIFTGLYYPNSPYEFSVISPEILGQVYEQLLGSIIRLTPSHMAKVEVKPEVKKAGGVFYTPQYIVKYIIKNTLGKLLQDKTPNQVSKLKILDPACGSGSFLLVAYQELLNYHLDYYTKLEKPPKNVIYQGKDGEWRLTITEKKRILRNNIYGVDLDFLAVEVTKLSLLLKVLEDQNKDVVEQQQKLFHERVLPDLSNNIKNGNSLASSDILEKDLTDDEIKSINPFDWDDEFESVFKNGGFDAIVGNPPYIKMQILRSIYPKSSDYYKEKYETSSKGNYDIYVLFVEKALQLLNDEGKMGYILPHKFFTASYGKPLRKIIAENKNLYKIVHFGDQQVFDNATTYTALLFLNKKINKTFEYDRISDLEQFKNGHYVEEDNILDFSRVTSDEWVFVSGDEEKVFYKLYDMPHKIVDYTTLSVGLQTSADKVYIMPLIEKSEKTSKVESKELKENFIIENDILKPLLKGNEIKRYEYPVNNHVLIYPYAFDSNEIIPFTRKEISQFELCYEYLKLNRDKLLKRSNVDSRNWWIYPYPKNLKVMAKPKILYQVLSQKGSFTLDEKGEFYFVGGGNAGGYAITTKNNNISELKYLLGILNSKLTSFFISKVGSCFRGGYYSFGKHSFEKFPLPSEKLENEELENLVDKMINLNKELSEAIVPRDKKLLKKQIENTDNLINHLVYELYGLNDEEIKIIEESIK; encoded by the coding sequence ATGGTAGCTCCAAAAACAATTATTGATTTAGTTGAAACTTTTAAAAAAAATGAAAATATTTATACCAATGGTGACTTATTTGATGAAGAAAACACCAAAACTGATTTTATTAATCCATTTTTTGAAGCCTTAGGGTGGGATGTAACAAATAAAAAGCATAGAAGCCCACAGTTTAAAGATGTTGTTTATGAAAAATCTATAAAAGTAGGAAATAAAACTAAAGCGCCTGATTATGAATTCCGTGTAGGTGGAACTCCTATATTTTTTGTGGAAGCTAAAAAACCAAGTGTAAATCTTGAAACTGATAAGAGCCCTGCTTTTCAAGTAAGGAGATATGGTTGGAGTGCTAAACTTAAATTATGCATATTAACTGATTTTGAAGAGCTTGCAGTTTACGAAACCACAACTAAACCTGATAAAAAACAAAGTGCAAGCATTGGAAGAGTAAAATATTATCATTATTCAGAATATATTGAAAAATGGGATGAAATAGCATCCATTTTCTCAAAGGAAGCAGTTTTAAATGGCGACTTTGATAACTTTGCAGACTCTAATTCCGATAAAAAGAAAAGAGGCACTGGTGAGGTAGATGATGAATTCCTTAAGGAAATGGAGCATTGGAGAGATTTATTGGCCCGTAATATTGCCTTGAGAAATAAGGATTTAAATGAGGATTCCCTAAATTATGCAGTCCAAATTACTATTGACCGTATTTTATTCTGTAGAATGGCTGAAGATAGAGGAATAGAAAAATATGGAACTCTTTTGGAATTAACCAAGAAAGATAATATTTATCAACACTTAATGGAAATATTCAGAATAGCAGATTTAAAGTATAATAGTGGTTTATTCTGTTTATCAGCAGACCCTGATAGACATATTAATCGTGATATGGTTACAGAACATCTCACAATTGATGATGGGGTATTTAAAGAGATATTCACTGGTCTTTATTATCCAAACAGTCCTTATGAATTCAGTGTCATTTCTCCTGAGATTTTAGGGCAAGTATATGAACAGCTTTTAGGCAGCATTATTCGTCTCACTCCATCACATATGGCAAAGGTTGAAGTAAAACCTGAGGTTAAAAAAGCAGGTGGTGTATTTTACACTCCGCAATATATTGTAAAATATATTATAAAGAATACTTTAGGTAAATTATTACAAGATAAAACACCAAATCAAGTTTCAAAACTTAAAATACTTGATCCTGCTTGTGGTAGTGGAAGTTTTTTACTTGTAGCCTATCAGGAATTATTAAATTATCATTTAGATTATTATACTAAATTAGAAAAACCTCCAAAAAATGTTATTTATCAAGGCAAGGATGGGGAATGGAGATTAACCATCACTGAAAAGAAAAGAATTCTGAGAAATAACATTTACGGGGTTGATTTAGACTTTTTAGCAGTTGAGGTTACAAAATTATCCTTACTTTTAAAAGTGTTAGAAGATCAAAATAAGGATGTTGTAGAACAACAACAAAAATTATTCCATGAACGAGTTTTACCTGATTTAAGTAATAATATTAAAAATGGAAATAGTTTAGCTTCTAGCGATATACTTGAAAAAGATTTAACTGATGATGAAATTAAAAGTATAAATCCTTTTGATTGGGATGATGAATTTGAATCAGTCTTTAAGAATGGTGGATTTGATGCTATTGTTGGAAATCCCCCATATATTAAAATGCAAATTTTAAGAAGTATTTATCCAAAATCAAGTGATTATTATAAAGAGAAATATGAAACTTCTTCAAAAGGAAATTATGATATCTATGTGCTTTTTGTTGAAAAGGCACTTCAATTATTAAATGATGAAGGAAAAATGGGCTATATTTTGCCACATAAATTCTTTACAGCTAGTTATGGAAAGCCTTTGCGAAAAATAATTGCAGAAAATAAAAATTTATATAAAATAGTGCATTTTGGAGACCAACAAGTCTTTGATAATGCCACTACTTACACAGCTTTATTATTTTTGAATAAGAAAATTAATAAAACATTTGAATATGATAGAATTTCAGATTTAGAACAATTTAAGAATGGGCATTATGTTGAAGAGGATAATATTCTTGATTTTTCAAGAGTTACATCTGATGAATGGGTTTTTGTTTCTGGTGATGAAGAAAAGGTATTTTATAAATTATATGATATGCCTCATAAGATTGTTGATTATACAACCCTGTCAGTAGGTCTTCAAACTAGTGCAGATAAGGTTTATATCATGCCTTTAATTGAAAAATCAGAAAAAACTTCAAAAGTAGAGTCTAAAGAACTTAAAGAGAATTTTATCATCGAAAATGATATTTTAAAACCATTATTAAAAGGTAATGAAATTAAAAGATATGAATATCCAGTTAATAATCATGTTCTTATTTACCCCTATGCCTTCGATTCTAATGAAATAATACCTTTTACTAGAAAGGAAATATCTCAATTTGAATTATGTTATGAATATTTAAAATTAAATAGGGATAAATTATTAAAAAGAAGTAATGTTGATTCTCGTAATTGGTGGATTTATCCTTATCCAAAGAATTTAAAAGTAATGGCCAAACCTAAAATTTTATATCAAGTTTTAAGTCAAAAAGGTTCTTTTACTTTAGATGAAAAAGGAGAATTTTACTTTGTTGGTGGTGGAAATGCAGGAGGATATGCTATAACTACTAAAAACAATAACATTAGCGAATTAAAATACTTGTTAGGCATTTTAAACTCTAAATTAACATCATTTTTTATTTCAAAAGTAGGATCTTGCTTTAGAGGGGGATATTACTCCTTTGGTAAACATTCTTTTGAAAAATTCCCGTTACCTTCTGAAAAATTAGAAAATGAAGAATTGGAAAATCTTGTTGATAAAATGATTAATTTGAATAAAGAATTATCAGAAGCTATTGTTCCAAGAGATAAAAAACTACTTAAAAAACAAATTGAAAATACAGATAATCTAATTAACCACTTAGTTTATGAATTATATGGTTTAAATGATGAAGAAATTAAAATTATTGAAGAAAGTATTAAATAA
- a CDS encoding DUF2115 domain-containing protein, protein MFEELHELLEDKRISKNELLAILKEKAQKISVFDLMEANQYILQDVEFVQDRYQDDFRQAYVKQFIGHINNIKNDNTDYDSRGKKERIDKKQFEKSLEDLHNVYDGVDFDKDKVQLIYCLVSLYATFILNEPIHSLDTPFPGNLKIKKLGKFYYCPVKATQKNTEGAVCNICISREIDYDPKLNASS, encoded by the coding sequence ATGTTTGAAGAATTGCATGAATTGTTAGAGGACAAAAGGATTTCAAAGAATGAGCTCCTGGCTATTTTAAAGGAAAAGGCTCAAAAGATATCTGTTTTTGATTTGATGGAGGCCAATCAGTATATACTTCAGGATGTGGAGTTTGTACAGGACAGATATCAGGATGACTTCCGTCAAGCTTATGTTAAGCAATTCATCGGCCATATAAACAATATAAAAAATGACAATACAGATTATGACAGCAGAGGCAAAAAGGAGAGAATTGATAAAAAACAGTTTGAAAAGTCATTAGAGGATTTGCATAATGTTTATGATGGTGTGGACTTTGACAAGGATAAGGTACAGCTCATTTACTGCTTGGTTTCTCTATATGCCACTTTCATATTGAATGAACCTATTCATTCACTGGACACTCCTTTCCCAGGCAATTTGAAGATTAAAAAGTTAGGTAAGTTTTATTATTGCCCTGTTAAGGCAACTCAAAAGAATACTGAAGGGGCAGTTTGCAATATCTGCATTTCACGTGAGATTGATTATGATCCGAAATTAAATGCAAGCAGTTAA
- a CDS encoding peptidoglycan-binding protein: protein MNIKRYLYILLIFLVLVSLSAVSAADDNANGIISVDDNDELILDEAIDDDVSSANNNYDEELILETPADDLVGSENDATPLKEGATGSFSDLNKLINEDFSSNDTITLDKNYTYNPDIDSDFKNGVKIYRTVTIIGNGYTIDGAGQARILDLQQGKTTLKNITFKNGSQSYFFGGGAIRCVALVEITNCTFINNGAPSGGAVQLQGWDNVISDCVFIGNTAGQGGAIQLSAAAYNTITRCVFYDNDIFASQADGCEINNNIFFNSSITFDWTQNYNIDNNWFGNNATNYDEMPVQEDYSIKSWLFLNATATPDTISIIDVSDIIFKLYVYNPNSGDVSEYDSGLLYPVNLNVTAINGTINKNTVKLGEPIIFGPFALGSGSVTASIENANYMSIITVKKIQTEITGNAITATYNVNKDLVITLKDSDGNPVSGVNVTVDLNGAKTYTTDSNGQVKVSTKGLAPNTYMAKVTFNGDTYYDKSTLDVKVTVNKASPKLTAKAKTFKFEDKTKKYTVTLKDNNGNVLKNKKISLKVNGKTYTANTNSKGVATFKLAKLTKKGTYNAVISFAGDKDYNKISKSAKLTVKAPAWKTIAKGSKDKSMVKKIQRALKKNGFYLSYKGRYLKVDGLFHKYTQMAVKQFQKAKKLKVTGKVDYATAKKLKLI from the coding sequence ATGAATATCAAAAGATATCTATATATATTGCTAATTTTTCTTGTTTTAGTCAGCCTGTCTGCCGTTAGCGCAGCAGATGACAATGCAAATGGGATTATTAGCGTTGATGACAATGACGAACTTATTTTAGACGAAGCAATCGATGATGATGTTTCAAGCGCTAATAATAATTATGATGAAGAACTTATTTTAGAAACCCCTGCTGATGATCTTGTTGGAAGTGAAAATGATGCAACTCCCCTAAAGGAGGGTGCAACAGGCTCATTTTCAGATTTGAATAAATTGATTAATGAAGATTTCAGCAGCAATGACACAATCACTTTGGATAAGAATTATACTTATAATCCTGATATTGATTCTGATTTTAAAAATGGGGTGAAAATCTACCGCACAGTGACAATCATTGGAAACGGATATACAATAGACGGTGCAGGCCAAGCAAGAATACTTGATCTCCAACAGGGAAAAACAACATTGAAAAATATTACTTTTAAAAATGGAAGTCAAAGTTACTTTTTCGGAGGAGGTGCAATTCGTTGCGTTGCATTAGTCGAGATTACAAACTGCACTTTCATAAATAACGGAGCCCCTTCAGGAGGAGCCGTTCAACTGCAGGGCTGGGACAATGTAATCTCCGATTGTGTTTTCATTGGCAACACTGCAGGTCAGGGTGGTGCGATACAATTGAGTGCAGCAGCTTACAATACAATTACTCGCTGTGTATTTTATGACAATGATATTTTCGCATCACAGGCTGATGGATGTGAAATTAACAACAACATTTTCTTCAATTCAAGCATCACATTTGATTGGACCCAAAATTACAATATTGACAATAACTGGTTTGGAAATAATGCGACAAACTATGATGAAATGCCAGTACAAGAGGATTACAGTATTAAAAGCTGGTTGTTTTTAAACGCAACAGCAACTCCTGATACAATCTCCATTATTGATGTGTCTGACATCATCTTTAAATTGTACGTTTATAATCCAAATTCCGGTGATGTATCCGAGTATGATTCCGGTCTTTTATATCCGGTTAACTTGAATGTAACTGCAATCAATGGTACTATTAATAAAAATACTGTTAAATTAGGTGAACCAATAATATTTGGACCGTTTGCTTTGGGTTCAGGTAGTGTAACTGCTTCAATTGAAAATGCAAACTATATGAGCATTATAACCGTCAAAAAGATTCAAACAGAAATAACTGGCAATGCAATAACTGCAACCTACAATGTCAACAAGGATTTGGTTATCACATTGAAAGACAGCGATGGAAATCCAGTTAGTGGTGTTAATGTCACTGTTGACTTAAACGGTGCCAAAACATACACTACCGACAGCAACGGTCAGGTTAAAGTGTCAACCAAAGGTTTAGCGCCTAATACTTACATGGCAAAGGTAACATTCAACGGCGATACCTACTATGACAAGTCTACCTTGGATGTGAAGGTCACTGTCAACAAGGCTTCTCCTAAATTGACTGCCAAAGCAAAGACATTCAAATTCGAGGACAAGACAAAAAAATATACAGTCACACTCAAGGACAATAATGGAAATGTCTTGAAAAACAAGAAAATTTCCTTGAAAGTCAACGGAAAGACCTACACAGCAAATACAAATAGCAAGGGTGTTGCTACATTCAAATTGGCTAAATTGACTAAGAAAGGAACCTATAATGCAGTTATTTCTTTTGCTGGTGACAAGGACTACAACAAGATTAGCAAGAGTGCTAAGTTGACTGTTAAGGCTCCTGCTTGGAAGACTATTGCTAAAGGCAGCAAGGATAAGTCTATGGTCAAGAAGATCCAAAGGGCTTTGAAGAAGAACGGTTTCTACCTTAGTTACAAGGGCAGATACTTGAAAGTTGATGGTCTTTTCCACAAATACACTCAAATGGCTGTTAAGCAATTCCAAAAGGCTAAAAAGCTTAAAGTCACTGGAAAAGTGGACTACGCAACTGCTAAAAAACTAAAATTAATATAA
- the hisS gene encoding histidine--tRNA ligase — translation MEFERPRGTRDFLFEEMRQRKHAEDILRNVFENYGFGEVQTPLFEDLKLFTTKSGEEIVDQLYNFKDKGDRDLALRPEITAPIARLYLNELQKTSKPIKIYYYGSCFRYERPQKGRFRQFWQFGCELIGAKTPEGEAEVIAMCNNAIEELGITTAEFNVNHLGIIRGLFAHFDIDTATQREIMVVIDKGDKELLKESLVGDNPIIKDNPELNDVLFKLMDMVGDSSIIADIRDLVAPYEETQEALEEFEELVKTLESFQVFNYKLNLGVARGLDYYTGIVFEVYVEGLGAQKQVCGGGTYNLVKLFGGEDVVSTGFALGFDRLMNAIEELNGKPELEPIVSTYVAAISDCTRHDAFNIAQTLRKADIPTEVDLSRKKFKKILAYANKIDVKYTVLVGERDLEEGKVTVKDMLSGEQELVDIGNVVDYIKDKLYN, via the coding sequence ATGGAATTTGAAAGACCAAGGGGAACAAGGGATTTCCTCTTTGAAGAAATGAGGCAAAGAAAACATGCTGAAGACATTTTAAGAAATGTATTTGAAAACTATGGTTTTGGTGAAGTCCAGACCCCTTTATTTGAAGACTTAAAATTATTCACTACAAAATCCGGTGAGGAAATTGTAGATCAATTATACAACTTTAAGGACAAGGGAGACAGGGATTTAGCTTTAAGACCAGAGATAACTGCTCCTATTGCAAGATTATACTTAAATGAATTACAGAAAACCTCAAAGCCAATCAAGATTTACTATTATGGAAGCTGTTTCAGATATGAAAGACCACAAAAAGGCAGATTCAGACAATTCTGGCAATTCGGATGTGAATTGATTGGAGCTAAGACTCCTGAAGGTGAAGCTGAAGTAATAGCTATGTGTAACAATGCTATTGAAGAGCTTGGAATCACTACTGCTGAATTCAATGTAAACCACTTGGGAATCATTAGAGGATTATTCGCTCACTTTGATATTGATACTGCTACACAAAGGGAAATCATGGTTGTCATCGATAAGGGAGATAAGGAATTATTGAAAGAATCCCTTGTTGGAGACAATCCTATCATCAAGGACAATCCAGAATTGAATGACGTATTGTTCAAGCTTATGGATATGGTTGGAGACTCTTCAATAATTGCGGACATAAGAGACTTAGTTGCTCCATACGAAGAAACCCAAGAAGCATTAGAAGAGTTTGAAGAACTTGTAAAAACCCTTGAAAGTTTCCAAGTGTTCAATTACAAACTCAATCTTGGAGTTGCAAGAGGACTTGACTACTATACTGGAATAGTGTTTGAGGTATATGTGGAAGGGCTTGGTGCACAAAAGCAGGTTTGTGGTGGGGGAACTTACAATCTCGTTAAATTATTTGGAGGAGAAGACGTTGTCTCTACTGGATTTGCATTAGGATTTGACAGATTGATGAATGCTATCGAAGAGCTAAATGGAAAGCCAGAACTTGAACCTATCGTAAGCACCTATGTAGCAGCCATTTCAGACTGTACAAGACATGATGCATTCAACATTGCTCAGACTCTTAGAAAAGCAGACATTCCAACTGAAGTGGACTTGTCCAGAAAGAAATTCAAGAAGATCTTGGCTTATGCAAATAAGATAGACGTTAAATACACTGTTTTAGTTGGAGAACGTGACTTGGAAGAAGGAAAAGTTACCGTAAAGGACATGCTCTCTGGAGAACAGGAATTAGTGGATATTGGTAATGTAGTTGATTACATTAAGGATAAATTATACAATTAA
- the hisI gene encoding phosphoribosyl-AMP cyclohydrolase has translation MELNFRLNMGGEDLVIAIAQDWQTNDVLMVAFMNKEAVEQTLKTKKAHYYSTSRQKQWLKGESSGNVQTVKEMYIDCDADAIIMKVEQIGAACHEGYRSCFFRQLDIDKENIDIDNLTDDDVKVISERLFDPKEMYG, from the coding sequence ATGGAATTAAATTTCAGACTTAACATGGGTGGAGAAGACTTGGTCATTGCAATTGCACAGGATTGGCAAACAAATGACGTATTGATGGTGGCTTTCATGAATAAGGAAGCTGTAGAGCAAACATTAAAGACCAAAAAGGCTCACTACTACTCCACTTCAAGACAAAAGCAATGGCTAAAGGGAGAAAGCTCTGGAAATGTTCAAACCGTTAAGGAAATGTACATTGACTGTGATGCAGATGCAATCATAATGAAGGTTGAACAAATCGGTGCAGCATGCCATGAAGGATACAGATCTTGCTTCTTTAGGCAATTGGACATTGATAAGGAGAATATTGACATTGACAATCTTACAGATGATGACGTTAAAGTCATTTCCGAAAGATTGTTTGATCCAAAGGAAATGTACGGATAA